The Streptomyces sp. NBC_01439 genome contains the following window.
GAAGGACTCGTACCGCCGGAACACCTCGATGTGCTCCGGATCCGGCAGCGAATCCACGAACACATTGGTGTAGCCCTGGAAGTCGAAGGTCAGCACGGCCAGTGTCCGCGCCACCGTGTAGAGGTCGGAGGCGACCGAGGGGCCCAGCTCCGCGACCTCGGGGGCCTGGTAGCCCACCGTGCCGTAGATGGCCGACTCGGCGTCGTCCATCCGCCGTACCGCGCCCATGTCGATCAGCTTCAGCTGGTCCTGCTGCTGGATCGCGTTGTCGACCTTGAAGTCGCAGTACAGGAGGTTCCTGCTGTGCAGGTGGCCGAGCGCCTCCAGCGCCTCGATGCCGTAGGCGCACGCCTGCTCCACCGGCAGCGGGTCGCGCCGCCCGTCCGGCCGGCGCCGCTCGTTCGCGATCTCCTTCAGCGACTTGCCGCCGACGTACTCCATGACGATGTACCCGTCCAGCGAACCGGTCCGCTGGTCCAGGTGCTCCACGAAGTTGTAGATCCGCACGATGTTGGAGTGCTCGATCTCCGCGAGGAAGCGCCGCTCCGAGATCGCGGCCTCCATCGCGTCCTGGTCACCGGTGTCCAGCAGGCCCTTGAGCACCACCCACCGGTCCGCGACCGCCCGGTCCACCGCCAGGTACACCCAGCCGAGGCCGCCGTGCGCGAGGCAGCCCGCCACCTCGTACTGGCCGCGCACCACATCACCGGAGCGCAGCTTGGGCACGAAGGAGTACGGGTGCCCGCACTTGGTGCAGAACCCTTCCGTCCGGCCCGGACGGTCGCCCCGGGCGCGACCCACCGGGGCCCCGCAGTCCGAGCGCGAGCAGAACCGCTTGCGCTCCGGCACCTCCGGGTTCTCCAGGACCGCGGTCGAAGGATTCGGACGCGGCACCTCCGGCACGTTGACCAGTCCGGCGCCCAGCCGGCTGCGGCCCGAGGCGGCCGAGCCCGAACTGCGCACCGACACCGAACGGGTGGACGTGGTCCCCGACACCGAGCGCGACAGCCGCCCGGACACCGAGCGGTGCGAGGAGGAGGACCGGGAGGAGCGCGCCGAGGCCGATGACCGCGCCGAGCCGTGGGAGCCCTGCGAGCCCATCGAGCCGCGGGTGCCGCCGGAGCCCAGGGAGCCCCGGGCCGCGCTCGTCATCCCCGTCGGCGGCGACACGAGTTCGTCCGCGCCCGCCGCGATCGAACCGATCGGGGCCAGCCCGCACGTGTCGCAGTAGACCTCGCCGCCGCCCATGTCCTCGTACGTTCCGGGGCAGCCGGGACGAACGCACACGGTTCCGATCAGGCTCATGCGTCTTCCTCCCCCGGCCCCGCGGGCCGCTGTTCCTGGTGTCGCCCTTGCTCGGGCCGGTCCTGGGGCGGCGCCAACGACTCCGCCGTCGCCTGTTGATAGCGCAGGACGGCCTGCTCGGCGGCCCGCAGGTCGCAGGGCGCACTCCACAACATCCGCCGGGCGGCGTCGTACCGCTCGATCAGCAGGCGGTCCTCCGCCATTCCGTGGCGGGCCACCTTCGCCTTGTACGCGTCGAGCCGCCCGCGCAGCTCGGCCCGCACGGCCAGGGGCGCCGTCACGGCGGTCAACGATTCACGGGCCCGCCGGAGTTCCTCATCGGCGCGCTCCTCCAGCGATTCCAGCAGGGGTGAGAGCCGGTGCCAGCGGGCCTGGCGCCGGTGCTCGGCCGCCGCCGCGAGCTGTTCTTGGAGCACCGTGGGCGGGCCGCTCACCGCGGGCACCTCGGACGCGGCGATCTTCGCCAGTACCTCGCCGCGCGCGGTCCGCGCCTCCGCCAGGGTCCGGTCGGCCCGTGAGAGCACGTCCCGCAGGGCGATCAGCCGCTGCTCGGCGTCCTGCCGTACGTCCAGCACCGCCTCGATCTCACGGCGTACGTCCTCCAGTGCGAGCGCGGCCCGGTCGTAGCGGCCGGTGTCCGGACGGCCGCCGCCGGGCGCGGAGCTGCCCGTCGCCGGCAGCCAGAAGGCCAGCGGGTCCGCGATCACCCGGGTGCGCAGCTCCGTCAGCTCGGCGGTGATGTCCTCCAGGTCGTCGCCGGAGGGGTGCTCGCCCGGCCGCACGCCCACCGAGTGGGCCAGCGAGCGGGTGCGGTGCAGCTCGGCGGCGAGCAGGTCGATCCGGGCGGGCAGCGCCGACCAGACGGCGTCGGCGGCGACCACCACGTCCAGCGAGCGCGCGTACAGGCCGTTCATCCGGGCCACCAGCTCGGCGAGCGAGAGCCGCTCCGCCAGCGCGACGCCCTCGGCGGCGGCCCCGGCGATCAGCACTCCGGGCCCGCGCAGCCGCTCGGTCAGCTCGATCAGGTCCTCGCGGTTCGGCCAGCGGCGCCGCTCCCGTACCTCCCGGGCGGCGGTCAGGGCCCCGCTGTAGGCGTCGAAGTACGTCCACAGCCGGGTGATGTCCGCGTCGGCGGTCGTCCACCGCTCCTTGGTGGTCCCGCTCAGCGCGGCGCCCTCCAGCAGCCGGCGTCCGGCGTGGTCCTGGAGGGCGAGCAGCGAGGTCTCGACGGCCTCGTGCTCGGCGCCCAACCGGGCCAGGGCGCGGTCGACGTCGTCCCGGTCCATCACTGCAGACCCCACCTCCACCGACTGTGCCTCCGCTTCCGCCGCCGCCTCCGTGTCCGTCCTCGTATCCTGCCCCGCGCCCGGTCCCGTGCCCGAAACCGTCACGGGGCTCAGCCGTCCCGGTACTTGGGTGCGGGGGGCGCCGTCACACCGGGCAGCACGGGCTGCAGGTGCTTGAGGTACGCCTTCATCCACGGGCTGTCACCGCCGCCCGCACGGTAGTTCTCCAGCACCCTGTTGACCCGGCGGACCAGGTCCGGGGCGTCCTTGTTCATCGCCACCCCGTAGAACTCACGGGTGAAGGGTGAACCCACCAGCTGCACCGACGGGTCCTGGGCGGCCTGACCGGCCGCGAGGGCGTTGTCCGTGATGATGCCGTCGACCTCGCCCAGCTGCAGCCGGACCAGGCAGTCCAGCTGGTTGGCGACGGTGACCGGCACCGAGCCGTACGACTGGGCCTTCAGGGCGGCCTCCGCCGTGGAACCGGCCGCGAAACAGATCCGCCGGTCCTTCAGCGAGGTGTCGTACCCGGTGATCGGCGAACCCTTGGGCGCCAGCACCTGCTGCCCGGCCTCGAAGTAGGCCGTCGAGAAGGCGACGTCCTCCAGCCGCTTGCAGTTGATGGTCATGGTCCGTACGACGATGTCGACGCGCCCCTCCTGGAGGGCGGGGATGCGCTGACTGGTGGGGATGGCCCGGTAGATGACCGCGTTCTCGTCGCCCAGGATGTCCTTGGCGATGGCCTTCACCAGATCGATGTCGAAGCCGTCGAGGCGGCTGCCCTCGGCGGTCTGGTTGCGGTAGCCCCAGCGGAAGCTGTTCTGGTCCACTCCGGCGACGAGCTTGCCGGCCGCCTTGATCCGCGCGATGGCCGCCCCGTCCACGTCGGAGGGGCGCAGGCTGGCCTCGGGGTCCTGGCAGGTGTCGGCGAGGGCCCAGGGCGCGGCCGGGGCCGCCGCCATCGAGGCGGGCCTGTGGAGGGGACGGCCGGTGTCGGGCGTCGCATGGGCCAACGGCAGCAGGACGACTGCGGCGGTCGTCGCGCAGGCGATCGCCATCGCGCTCACCCCGCCCCAGCCGCGCAGCCGGCCGGCGGCGCGGCGCAGGCCCGACGCCGCGCCGGCGGTCGCCGCCCGCCCGGCCCGGCCCGCCCGGCCCGCCCGGCTCTCCCGGGCCTCGTGGTTCCGGTGCTTCCCGTGCTTCCCGTGGTTCTCGTGACCTTCGGCGGCCCGCTCCGCTCGTATCCGCATCGCGCTCACCTGTACTCCGAGAGCCGGCGCCCGATGCCGAGCAGGGCTGCTGCCGCACCGACGACCACCAGGGCCGCGGCGCCCGTCACCAGTCCGCCCAGCGCGCCGATCCCGTCCTGGGCGGCCCGGGTGAACTCCCGCTGCTCGTGGGCGACGGCCTGTTCCAGCGAGGCGTCCACCGTGTCGAAGGCGGCGCCGCTGCTCTCCTTGTGCTTCTCGTCCCCCACGACCTGGGGCAGAGCGGCCTCGTAGTCCCCCTTCAAGTCCGCCTCCCGGGCCGCCGTGTGCCGCTGCTTCCACTGCTTCACGCCGTCCTCGGCCCGGCTGACGGGGTCCCGGCCGGCCGCGTCGTCGGCGAGCCGCAGCGCGGTCGCCAGCCCGGCGTCCAACTGCTTCATGTTGTTCGTGAAGTCCACGTCGTACTTGTCGGACTTCTTGTCCTCGGCCAGTACGGCGCCCCGCGCGATCAGGGTCAGGTTCTCACCGGCCCGTGCCTGGAGGGAGGCGATCCGCGCGTCGTTGAGCACCTTCATCGACTCCTGCCCGTCCGCCCGGGCCTCGCTCAACGAGGACCGTGCCACCGTGTGTCCCACGACGAGCCACAGCAGGACCACCACCGACGCG
Protein-coding sequences here:
- a CDS encoding glutamate ABC transporter substrate-binding protein codes for the protein MAIACATTAAVVLLPLAHATPDTGRPLHRPASMAAAPAAPWALADTCQDPEASLRPSDVDGAAIARIKAAGKLVAGVDQNSFRWGYRNQTAEGSRLDGFDIDLVKAIAKDILGDENAVIYRAIPTSQRIPALQEGRVDIVVRTMTINCKRLEDVAFSTAYFEAGQQVLAPKGSPITGYDTSLKDRRICFAAGSTAEAALKAQSYGSVPVTVANQLDCLVRLQLGEVDGIITDNALAAGQAAQDPSVQLVGSPFTREFYGVAMNKDAPDLVRRVNRVLENYRAGGGDSPWMKAYLKHLQPVLPGVTAPPAPKYRDG